TACAATTAttaaacaatatttaaaaCCTGTGACCTCCAACAGCGTAGCCTCTTCTACGAAATCCGCGAGATAGATATTGACATCTATGGGTTTCTTTGGTCCCCAATAAACACCGATGATAAAAGGCTTAGATCTTTTCACCCAAGCAATCTTCCCTAATATAGGCCAAAACTGACTGCTGCCACTTTTCGCGATAGGTATACCATCAATGTTCACAAAAATCTTTATGTCAGAACCCATATCACGTCCTAAAGTTCGGAGTGACCGTGACAAACCCTTGGcaattccaaaatgaaaatatgaaCCAGGATCGACTAACTTTACTGGAACGTTGCGTACGGACTTGAGAAGAGTGCGGTAGTCTTTAGGGATAGACTCGTAACTAGGATGTTTTTGGAGAATCACCAGCAGCTTGTTAACATGCGTCCGTGGTATGTTGCAGTAAACTGTCCAAGCAGCCAAGTCTCGGATCAACTGTTCCTGTTCTGTCACTGCGGGTGGTAATAAATATTCGTCTTCCCATTCTCCAAAATCCCAATCTTCTCTACGGTCTCCTCCTTCAGGTTCCCCTTCGGGATCACTTCCATATTCGTAGGAGTCGTATGAATCTTGACTACTATCATATTGGGAATCGCAGTCTGTGAGAAGGTGAAGATCGACTGTTTTTTGAAGAGATGAGTCAGGAAAATCGTGAGGAGGTGGCGGTGAATCGTGAAATGATGCgccaagttcttcttcttcactctcGACTAACGATGTCGGTTGAAGAGGTGGTGTTATTGAGCCGTGAATTAGTGCTCCTTCCGCTTCAAGGTGAGCGGCATCTTTCCTGATTCTGTTGCGCAGTTGTCTCTCACTGACAATGGTTCTCTGTTTTCTTCTCATTGCTGATTGCCGAGCATCTATTTAATCTGAAAATACAATTATAGAAactgtaaataataaattcataacaaaaataaattattaaatagggATTAAGTTTACCAGCGCTAAAGAATCATGCATCAGAGAAAATCCTTACAGCGATAAATCACTGGCTGTTGACAGCAGCATATGTTAGGTTTTTCACATGAGTTGTTTACATGTGATTCAAGAAAGCAATGTGAAGTTTTGGATTCTATTAAAACACAAATCGGGAAAATTTAG
The sequence above is drawn from the Daphnia pulicaria isolate SC F1-1A chromosome 1, SC_F0-13Bv2, whole genome shotgun sequence genome and encodes:
- the LOC124352377 gene encoding uncharacterized protein LOC124352377, producing the protein MRRKQRTIVSERQLRNRIRKDAAHLEAEGALIHGSITPPLQPTSLVESEEEELGASFHDSPPPPHDFPDSSLQKTVDLHLLTDCDSQYDSSQDSYDSYEYGSDPEGEPEGGDRREDWDFGEWEDEYLLPPAVTEQEQLIRDLAAWTVYCNIPRTHVNKLLVILQKHPSYESIPKDYRTLLKSVRNVPVKLVDPGSYFHFGIAKGLSRSLRTLGRDMGSDIKIFVNIDGIPIAKSGSSQFWPILGKIAWVKRSKPFIIGVYWGPKKPIDVNIYLADFVEEATLLEVTGFYL